From Mucilaginibacter rubeus, a single genomic window includes:
- a CDS encoding HopJ type III effector protein, translating into MKEQLSDLLNALKQGTVPFNEVIAFIETYYTHRPTAFKNGEAYNEATQNQGSAKVFTFAQLNELSAKDTLYLFAEHYKAVLATPNATDHQNIRQFIAHGWAGIVFEGEALTLK; encoded by the coding sequence ATGAAAGAACAACTCTCAGATCTGCTTAATGCTTTAAAACAAGGCACTGTTCCATTTAATGAAGTTATCGCGTTTATAGAAACTTATTATACACATCGGCCAACAGCATTTAAAAACGGCGAGGCTTATAACGAAGCCACGCAAAACCAGGGTAGCGCGAAGGTTTTTACTTTTGCCCAACTTAATGAACTATCTGCAAAAGATACCCTTTACTTATTTGCAGAACACTACAAGGCTGTATTAGCCACTCCAAATGCTACAGACCATCAAAACATTCGTCAGTTTATTGCTCATGGCTGGGCGGGGATTGTTTTTGAAGGCGAGGCCTTGACCTTGAAATAA